In one Juglans regia cultivar Chandler chromosome 11, Walnut 2.0, whole genome shotgun sequence genomic region, the following are encoded:
- the LOC118349903 gene encoding uncharacterized protein LOC118349903 → MDKNWMHVPNRFTSREYGAGINQLLTMAKAHAPGSTTFRCPCKRCCNNIFLPINEVEDHLFTIGIDPSYTHWIFHGEGESWNANSSDDDDESNNQSQNVVDDMDEMIEDIRAGAFMDHDFGEHGTTSEPNMSERQSRNFQKLLEDVRLPLYPDCAKFSKLSFIVKLLHIKTIGGWTIKSFNMVLDLLKAAFPDIQLPNSYHEARRLEHGLGFSYVKIDACPNDCMLFWNDDADKDSCSKCKESRWVSSRGKKGKIPQKVLRYFPLTPRLQRLFMSKNIAKSMKWHREQRVDDHSTLRHPADSKMWRQFDKDHSWFAEDARNVRLGLASDGFNPFNNNSKPYSIWPVILVPYNLPPWLCMKDPYLMLSLLIPGPKAPGNDIDVYLQPLVNELKDLWENGIDTYDASKSENFQLHAALLWTINDFPAYANLSGWSTKGKMACPLCNEDTDSMWLKHGRKHSYMGHRRFLPSTHTWRKKKTAFNGSDDHRLPPPERMGHDLLHQLENVCNVEFGKGSRKRKCRPDELNWTKKSIFFNLPYWSMLSLRHNLDVMHIEKNICDNVLGTLMGIEGKTKDTANARRDLMELGLRKELHLQPSSNGYQMMLGSYTLDLPERRRFCEWLASVKFPDGFASNISRCVSVADGSCKDYFQLQLVGFYDLIYDLH, encoded by the coding sequence ATGGACAAGAATTGGATGCACGTGCCAAACAGGTTTACATCACGGGAATATGGTGCTGGGATTAATCAACTCCTCACAATGGCAAAAGCCCATGCACCTGGAAGCACTACCTTCAGGTGTCCATGCAAGAGATGTTGTAATAACATCTTCCTACCAATAAATGAAGTCGAAGATCATCTATTCACGATAGGTATTGACCCAAGTTATACACATTGGATTTTTCATGGGGAGGGTGAAAGTTGGAATGCTAATTCGTCAGATGATGATGACGAATCTAATAATCAAAGTCAGAATGTTGTTGATGATATGGATGAGATGATAGAGGACATTCGGGCTGGAGCATTCATGGACCATGATTTCGGGGAACATGGTACTACTTCAGAGCCCAACATGAGTGAGAGGCAATCGAGAAATTTCCAGAAATTGTTAGAGGATGTGAGACTTCCACTTTATCCTGATTGTGCAAAGTTCTCTAAACTTTCATTTATAGTTAAGCTGCTTCATATAAAAACAATTGGTGGGTGGACTATCAAGTCATTTAACATGGTTTTAGACTTGTTAAAAGCAGCTTTTCCAGATATTCAGTTGCCTAACTCATACCACGAGGCCCGACGCTTAGAGCATGGGTTGGGTTTTAGTTATGTAAAAATAGACGCCTGCCCAAATGACTGCATGCTATTTTGGAATGACGATGCCGACAAAGATTCTTGTTCTAAATGCAAGGAGTCGAGGTGGGTGTCAAGCAGAGGGAAAAAGGGAAAGATTCCCCAAAAGGTATTACGATACTTTCCTCTGACTCCTCGGTTACAAAGACTATTTATGTCAAAGAATATAGCAAAATCCATGAAATGGCATAGAGAACAACGAGTTGATGACCATAGTACTTTAAGACATCCTGCTGATTCTAAAATGTGGAGACAATTTGATAAAGACCACAGTTGGTTTGCAGAAGATGCTCGCAATGTCAGATTGGGGCTAGCTAGTGATGGGTTCAACCCGTTCAATAATAACAGTAAACCTTATAGCATATGGCCTGTGATCCTCGTGCCATACAACTTGCCCCcttggttatgcatgaaagatccgTACTTAATGCTCTCATTGCTCATTCCTGGTCCCAAAGCACCAGGAAACGACATCGACGTTTATTTACAACCTTTAGTGAATGAATTAAAAGATTTATGGGAGAATGGCATAGATACCTATGACGCATCAAAGTCTGAAAATTTTCAGTTACATGCTGCACTATTGTGGACTATTAATGATTTTCCCGCATATGCCAATCTTTCGGGGTGGAGTACAAAAGGAAAGATGGCTTGCCCATTATGCAATGAAGATACAGATTCCATGTGGCTGAAACATGGGAGAAAACATTCTTATATGGGTCATCGTCGCTTCTTGCCATCAACCCACacttggagaaagaaaaaaacagcaTTCAATGGAAGCGATGATCATCGCTTGCCACCTCCAGAGCGAATGGGACATGATCTACTTCATCAACTAGAGAATGTTTGTAATGTAGAATTTGGCAAAGGCTCTCGAAAGAGAAAATGCAGACCAGATGAATTGAACTGGactaaaaaaagtatattcttcAATTTACCTTATTGGTCAATGTTGTCGTTAAGACATAATCTTGATGTCATGCACattgaaaaaaacatttgcGACAATGTCCTAGGAACATTGATgggtattgaaggaaaaaccaaAGACACTGCTAATGCACGTAGGGACTTGATGGAGCTTGGGTTAAGGAAGGAATTACATTTACAACCTTCATCGAATGGGTACCAAATGATGCTTGGCTCCTACACGCTAGATTTACCAGAGAGGAGACGTTTTTGTGAATGGCTTGCATCTGTTAAATTTCCAGATGGTTTTGCCTCAAATATCTCTAGATGTGTTTCAGTTGCTGATGGTTCATGCAAAGATTACTTCCAGTTGCAATTAGTGGGTTTTTACGATCTGATATACGACTTGCATTGA